From the genome of Spinacia oleracea cultivar Varoflay chromosome 2, BTI_SOV_V1, whole genome shotgun sequence, one region includes:
- the LOC130467333 gene encoding uncharacterized protein: MSKYERFEMQPKETIQEMFTRFTNITNELVSLGRIIPSDEQVREIPRSMPQYDRWRTKVTALFETKDFTKFYIEQLEGSLMTHALHLGVAVPENPKNRGLALKAEDQEDSEPDEEEAAMLARRMKRFHRSFKPGNHKGRNSGRKMNGSKSDQGCLKCGTGKDPSNEVSSTTLQTLSNNRLIELRIETLDNFKKLSIIKEQSDKALELSKGHITYLNNVRSKVQELSQYKLFNLSLDPTRSTEINMGVFTVDLERLNSELTTVKEQKEKLIKELALANAWKQSTKQLLSGLRLPNPKEQKKEEQAPKNENYVKKMWVRKADPIVEKELEETRVLGEIIAIGKVGRLSSHSIDNVFLVEGLMYSLLSISQFCDKGNSVSFTLENFRIINNDSKKVILEGSRQRNKYTVDLNKVPRNNLTCLSVIEEDPLLWHKRFGHASFSLLDKLRSKELVRGLPSIKFLKDKVCEACAKGKHVRSYFKPKNIVRTTKPLELIHMDLCGPMRIQSRSGKRYVLVIVDDYSRFTWVIFLTSKDETFDEFVAFAKKIQRTTAHQLIYIRSDHGTEFENHKFTEYCKEQGIDHNFSALRTPQKNGVVERKNRTLEDMARTMLIASSLPRNFWAEAVNTACYIVNRVMIRVVLNKTPYELLKGTTPNISYFRAFGCKCFIHNNGKRNLGKFDERGDEAVFLGYALNSKAYKVYNKRSMCVEESVHIIFDETNNTNEVQDQENFDIGLIRLTDNDEEYSPPELHKED; the protein is encoded by the exons atgtctaaatatgaacgcTTTGAAATGCAACCAAAAGAAACAATTCAGGAAATGTTCACTCGTTTCACTAACATAACTAATGAACTTGTCTCTCTTGGAAgaattattccctctgatgaacaggttagggAAATTCCGAGGAGCATGCCTCAATATGACCGATGGAGGACCAAGGTCACTGCATTGTTCGAAACCAAAGATTTCACCAAATTCTACATTGAGCAGTTGGAAGGATCCCTAATGACACATGCATTGCATCTAGGAGTAGCTGTTCCTGAGAATCCAAAAAACCGAGGTCTTGCTCTTAAGGCTGAGGATCAAGAGGATTCAGAAcctgatgaagaagaggctgctaTGCTGGCCAGAAGGATGAAACGATTTCACAGGAGCTTCAAACCTGGAAATCATAAAGGAAGGAACTCTGGAAGAAAAATGAATGGTTCCAAATCTGACCAAGGATGCTTAAAGTGTG GAACTGGGAAAGATCCTTCAAATGAGGTAAGCTCCACAACTCTTCAAACTTTGTCCAATAATAGGTTGATTGAATTACGAATAGAAACTCTAGATAATTTTAAGAAGCTTAGTATAATAAAGGAACAAAGTGATAAAGCTTTAGAACTCAGTAAAGGACATATAACCTACCTAAATAATGTCAGATCTAAGGTGCAAG AACTCAGTCAATACAAGTTGTTCAATTTAAGTCTAGACCCTACTAGATCCACTGAAATAAATATGGGAGTTTTTACTGTTGATCTAGAAAGATTGAATAGTGAGTTGACCACTGTAAAGGAACAAAAGGAGAAATTAATAAAGGAACTCGCTCTAGCTAATGCTTGGAAACAATCTACTAAACAACTCCTAAGTGGATTGAGACTGCCAAATCCAAAAGAACAGAAG AAAGAGGAACAGGCTCCAAAAAATGAAAACTATGTCAAGAAAATGTGGGTTAGAAAGGCTGATCCTATAgtggaaaaggaactcgaggaaacccgagttctt GGAGAAATTATCGCTATTGGAAAAGTCGGAAGGTTAAGTTCCCATTCAATCGACAACGTGTTCCTTGTAGAAGGATTGATGTATAGTCTGCTAAGCATTTCACAGTTTTGTGATAAAGGAAACTCGGTAAGCTTTACTTTAGaaaattttcgaattataaACAATGACAGCAAGaaagttattttggaaggaagtCGGCAAAGGAACAAATATACTGTGGATCTCAACAAagttccaaggaacaacttaacTTGTCTTAGTGTCATTGAAGAAGATCCTCTTCTGTGGCATAAGAGATTCGGACATGCCAGCTTTtcactgcttgacaaactaagatcaaaggaactagtAAGAGGGTTACCTTCTATCAAGTTCCTTAAAGATAAAGTTTGTGAAGCCTGTGCCAAAGGAAAACATGTCAGAAGTTAttttaagcctaagaacatagtaAGGACAAcgaaaccattggaactcatccatatggacttgtgtGGACCTATGAGAAtacaaagcagaagtgggaaacgATATGTCTTAGTTATAGTTGATGATTATTCACGTTTCACTTGGGTTATTTTTCTAACAAGTAAAGATGAAACTTTTGACGAGTTTGTTGCCTTTGccaagaaaattcaaagaacCACAGCTCATCAACTAATATATATAAGGTCGGATCATGGAACTGAATTTGAAAACCACAAGTTCactgaatactgcaaggaacaaggtattgATCATAACTTCTCTGCTCTTAGGACTCCACAAAAAAATGGAGTCGttgaaaggaaaaatagaaccttggaaGACATGGCTAGAACCATGTTAATTGCCAGTTCCTTACCACGTAACTTCTGGGCAGAAGCAGTAAACACAGCTTGTTACATTGTCAATAGAGTCATGATCAGGGTCGTATTAAACAAGactccctatgagctactaaaaggaaCAACACCTaatatctcttactttagagcctttggatGTAAATGCTTTATCCATAACAATGGAAAAAGAAACCTAGGGAAATTCGATGAAAGAGGTGATGAGGCAGTGTTCTTAGGATACGCCTTAAACAGTAAAGCTTACAAAGTCTATAATAAGCGGTCAATGTGTGTTGAGGAGAGTGTacatattatttttgatgaaactAACAATACTAATGAAGTTCAGGATCAGGAGAATTTTGATATTGGTTTGATTCGCCTTACAGATAATGATGAGGAATATTCTCCACCTGAACTACACAAGGAAGATTAG